The Toxoplasma gondii ME49 chromosome XI, whole genome shotgun sequence region CCCCTGTCTGAATTCGTAGTATCTACTCCACAGAAAAGCTTAGAAATAATCTTGTCTCAGATAGTATCACTCTCAGTACGACGGTACTAACTCATTTCACATAAAGCTTCGTTGGGCCCCCAAGGCATGAGATGACATGCCGATACTCCTTCACGAGAGCGCACATTGCCAGTGACAAAGAAAATAGGGTAAGTAGCCATTCGTCTCACGACTTCCCTCCAGAATTCCGCACTTGCACGCAATATGCCACACTTGTCGTACGGAATACAATGAGTGATTCTTGCTGTATTCGCTGTCACTAGACACCTGACTGCACTGATACCCCTTCGAAAGAGACTTGCAATCaacgcacatgcatgcggGTTGCTACGTCCATCTaatcctttttttctgtgacACTCATCGCCCTTTGTGATTTTTGCATCGCCTACTGGTGCTTTCTCAGCACAGTTCGTTTTAAATCGCTTCAGGAATTCCCGTCTGCAGATACGAGACTGCCAAGCGGCAGCCATGAAAAAACCGTGTGCTTAGAACATCGAAAAAATACACCTTCAGACGAACAGTGAcaaaaaagaaggcgaagaaactTTGCAGGCTGACGAAACGGAGGGACAGCAAAAAGGGATGAATGCGGCGACCCTGgtaaacacagagaaagtgACTTACACACAACTCAGAGACAAGCCACCGTTTTCTGGGAGTTCGCAAGTGCAGTGTGTTCACAGTCTCCTCATATCTCCCCAGCTCtcattctcttctcctttttctggcTCCcccctctccgtcgtctcctcgaactgcctttttcttcgctcctACCGCCCCCACTATCCTGTGGTTCGTCTCTCCCGGTACACTCAAACCCAAGAGaccctgtctctctgaaagAAACCCCGAAAACGTGTTTACGGTTTGAAATCTTGACCAGCGTTTGTGGTCGCTAAATCGTGCCTCTGTTGATGCTTCCTCCTAGGCATCTATCCACACGGCATACGCCACCACATTTTTTCAAGACCCTTTGTCACCCCACTCTTAACCTGTCCCCCCGTTATACCATTGTCCCCCTCCATAATGTCGTCGCACTTACGACCCTCCTGTGCTGCTCTCCACGCACAGCTCCAACTCCTCTCCACCTGTCTCTTATCTGCAGACTTTGCTGGCTACACCCCCTTGCACTTTGCCTCTCATCTAATCCATTCTcatctctctttttcgtcgttTCTGTGTAGAAATGATGGAAACCCCTGCCCTTTGACTCTCTGAATTTCTTTCACCTCAGAAAAGCAGGAAGGGGCAGcagtctgcgtttcttttccggTGAAGCACTCGCGTCACTCCTCTCAGATGCACaatgtctctgtcgctcacCGAGTAACACAGACATGCTCTCTCCGTCACCTTCCGCCTCATCCCCTTCCCTCTCGCCAGgctctcctctgcttttgttttctgttccttctttcctctgtcttccatCGCCTCTGGTGCATGCAACCTCCTCACTGCCAACAGGCCAGTCTAAGCTGTCGAGAACGGCGGCCCCTCCATCTCCTCTGCTTGTCACTCTGTTTTTCCCTGGTGTCTGTGCGCCTATGTCTCCTGCTGTGCTTGGAGCGCAGTCGAAGGTTGACAGACAAGACGACAGTGACTCGTaagaagaaagcaacaaAAAATCACTCGTCGCCTGGAGATAAGTTTTGGCATGACTTGCGTTGGAACGACAGATCGACACATCCCTTCTTCGAtctcttcgcgtttcctctccaccagttccttcttcttcacctgaGCCGGCTAGATTCTGCCGTCCCTGATCTCGGTTGTCCCCCGCACCAAATCCCCGCATCTTCCCTTTAtccttctcgttttcaaCCCAGGCatccgtttcttccctctctccgcatgtctcctcgtcttctcttttgtctcgtcTACTTTCTGCTCTTCGACGAAACGACTCTGTTCGTGTACTCGTGGCCAACTGTGTCCCCATTGCCCTGCCTGAGCGGTCTTGCTTTGTCCCCTCCAGGCATGTGCGGCACGGCGACGACCGCGAAGACACCTCCGTGTTCGGAGACAGTCGCCCCTCGAACGCGCAGGGACTCCGGAGCGCGCCCAAAATTCCCGAAACCTCCAGTCGACGCGCTCCGGACAAGGGAGAGGCCACTGCGACTCTCTGTCGCCAAGAATGTCCCCTTTGCTCCGTCCTCACTGGCTCGACAAGGTGATGAAAATGGTTCTGTCGCGTTTGGTCGAGGCTCATTGCCCCGCGGAAGCCATAGCGAAGGATCCATGACTCTTGCGAGGTGCGAGTCTGCGTCTCGGGCCTCATATGACTTGTCGGCTTGATACGCAGCAGCGCTTTGCTGTTTGGGCCATCACATGCGCTGTTTGCTTCGTCTGAATAGTCCTTCCGTCCCGCTACAGCCTCGTTCCGAGTCGCAGAGCTCGATTCCCtctgctcgtcttcttcctcttgacCCCCCTTTTCTGCGTGCGGCTTCTCGCCGCGACTCACAGATGTCTTTGGAGACGGAAGCTCTCCCGCGAGCTCTCTCAGCGCGTGCGAAAAACTCCTGAGGTTCAACTCCATTCGAGtcctgtcttcgtcgctgtcctCGGGCTCTATTCTCACCCTGTACACCTTTTCGTTCGGCTGGTGTCGGTGGACCAGgttctcttctgcatgcgactcttcgcctttctcaaCTCTGATTCCATTGCGAAACTTATGAATCTCCTGTCCCACAAGCAGGCAGAACACTCGCAATTGATACGTTCTAACACACTCTTGCCTGACAATTGCACGTACCTTCTTCCACCCTCTTCCCACCTGCAGACACTGTCCAAATCGCACTCTACGTCACCAAATTGCTTTTCAGATGTCCGTGTAAGCATCGCCACATGCAAATACAAAGAAACATGCACAAATAGGTTTGCACAACCAGAACACGTGTTCTTCCACCCGCTCCGGCCTCTCCGTTCTATCTCACCTCATCGATGTTGGCCTTAACCTGTACCCCCAGGCCCAcatgcagaagcagcgatgtcaccctctctctgtgttctctcGGACTTTGTCTCCCCTTGTCTCCCGATTGGCATGAGAATGGTACAACTTGTATATACGTGACGGTTTTTCAAATATACGCTGGATACCACTATACGTAATGTACGTGGCGATTTGTTgctcgagagacgcagatCCTATGCTTTATACGCGTTGGGGCACCCATGTAACGCGGCTCCTCTCACCTCTCTGTTTCCATTCATGTCCCCTTGAGCAAGACTCGTTCGCCATCTTTTTTTTGAGCGTATAAAGATATCTTTAGGATTCGAGTGCAGGCAGAGAGGTATATGCATGCTCAGAGACGCCCACGAGTCGCATGTCTCCTCTGGAGACCTGAGGATTTGTTCAGCTGTATCGAcaggaaggcggagagaccgaagacgaaagaagtGGTCTAGCTGCACCGCCCCCTGTCCTGTGACTGGTTTttcgatcttcttctcctcgattCCCGAGCCACTTTTCTTCTCAAAGTGAGACTTCcaaggcgaggaaaacgtCACGGGGCCGACATACGCCAGCAGCCTGCGTTTCTGGACAGAtggcgcatgcaccgaaGAACCTGGACGCCAGCGATAAGGCGCGTTGACGGGCGGGGAGGACAGGCGAGGCTTCGCGAATGCCAGGGGGAGCGAGTGTTGAGTAAGAGGCGACATAGCAGCAGTGGAATGAAGGAAAGACGCGTATCGAAAAGAACTCGCGGTGGGAGGAGCACTCACTGACCGGGGTGTGAGACaggtagaagaagaaagaacgacaCAGGAAGAGGGGGGTCGAGGGGAAACGCACCCATACAGCTGGAGATGTACAGGGGAAGGTGAAGCAGCAGCGCGACAGTGGGGTGACTGAGAGGCTGGAGTGTCTcctgccttctgtctccagtAACCGGGGACCAGGTGAGAATGAGGACTGTCGCGATACAGGGAAATGCCACAGTTCTCCGCTGACAGTGCAAACCTGTCGAGAACCTGATCAGCAAAAAttacagagagaaggaactcaGTGACGAGCAGGAAGTCAGGctagaggagacagaaagtgcAGACACTTCAGGAATTTCAAGCGGCCCACGACGAGGATTCGTGTACTCCACTGGCTTGTCTACTGGTATTGTCACAGAGAGCAGTCGCTTGCTTTTGTGGTGACTCATGTCTCTTGGACAATCTCTGGAAGATGCGACCGTTGTCGCCTGTTATACAGCTGTGTACGCCCAGATTAAATATGCACCTGTGTCGGATTTCCTTTCTCtaccttctctcttgttcgttGACCCTCGTTTCTATCCCACcctctctcactctcctTCCATTCCTTCtctcatttcttctttttcttccccacCTCTtatcccttttcttttctcatccgttccatcttcttctctcgtttcttcttccttcccctccctcatcccttcttctccttctcctatcttttctccctttcttctttcactGCTCCCTCCTTACCGTCGCGTCCTGATATCGTCTCCCCAGTTCCCCGGCTTTTCTCTGTACTTTTTCCATAACACGCTGCAACTCTGGAAGTGAGATCTTCTCCCCCAGTTCGATGATTATGCTGTCCTCTGCTATACAGGTTTCTCTTTGCTGCTGAAGAGAGTGTCTTAAGGTTCGCCTCCGTCGTCGCCAGGCAGAACGCGATTCAGAAACAGATCGCGATGAAGGCGGAGTCACAGACGACCCACGGTTGTCTTTGTGCCGACTTCTGCGCCCACCGTTGTCCTGTCGCTCGTCAACTGGGAAgcccgtttcttctctttttcctctcactTTCGTCTGTTGCTTCTCATAGGCCACAGGGTCGTGTGCCGCCTCTCGGCTTAGACCTCtgaaagcagaagacgctcCGACCTCAACAGACTCTCCACGCATTCCCTCTggcgtgtctccttctcccttgtctGCACCTCGTGCTTCTCCGCCGTTTCGAATTCTgcgagaagaggggagaaacgcgcggGAACGCGCCTCAGCCTCAGTGCGCTTCAGCGCAGAGCTGCGCGGCGAGGCTGGTGGTCGGAAAGCGGAGTGTCCTACAcctgagagaaaacgaaaatcCAGTGAAGACGAAACGGACAAATAAAAATGTCGGCCTGACAACCGCTGTCGTGAACTCGTCGATTCTGGAGAATGTCCTGTTCCCACaggacagcgaggagaaacatGAACGGGatgagaagacagaagataCCAGCGTGGACACTCGGGAAGCAATGCATTGAAATATCCCTTCTGTCTGTCATATGAGTTCgaggctttcttcctcggatGACAATGCAGTTCTTTTCTGTTAGGCGGGTTTCGTCTTTATCCTGCTTACTTGCTTCCGTAACCCTACAGGGCGAGTGAGAGGGCGTAGGCTCTCGGACGAAGTCCGCCCAAGTCTGAGGGAGAAaattgttttcttctctttcagattcagcgtcttctgcgtcccGATTAGCGAACTCTGATGCTCTGTGGCTCGAATAAAAAGGTTCGTGAACTTCCATTTTCTCATATCTCATTTTATACCACGATGCGAGAGACTCCAACACGTTGCGATCTCGACGATCGACCTTCAAGGCCTTCGGCGGCTGGGTCGCTTCTCCGTTTGGCAGGAACCTTTCGAGCGCAGGCTGGTGGCTCTCCCCACATGAAGTCGAAACCCGTGTCACTTCGCCTGAATCTTTTTTCAGCGAGAACTGGAGAGGTTCCACTTTTTGCCGAGTGAGAAGGGCACGTTGTTTGTGTGCTTCCCAGATCGTTGCTGTTCGGATTCTCGCTGCTGAAGAAGGTGGTCTGTGATTCTCTCCTTCATGATCTGAAAACAATGAAACATCGTTCTCGGCGAGAGCCTGAAATCGTTCTACGTgtgcggagacagcggtTCTTGGATTCgtgagaaacgaagacacgcGCGCTGAACAGGCGTTCCACCCaggacaggagacagagccagCGGCGGCCCAAAAGGCTTTGTCTCTGAAAGGCTtttcgcgtgcatgcgcgccacAAGGGGCAAGAACGGACGGGCTGGAGACAGGAAAATCAGAGAAAACTCTTCCGTTGGTCCTGGACAAAGCCAGCAAggcctctgctctctcgtttGACTGGGGTGGGTgtggaggaggcagagactgACGAGCGACAGGCGGGTCTTCCGCGTAAGACAGgccagacgacgaagaagtaAGAGCGGATGTATGCGTAAACATCTCCGATGGGTCCTGCCCAGTGCTCTCTGACAGCTCCCGACACTTCCCAGTAAGCAGAGAGGAGTTGCCATCAGAAGAAGACTCTCCTTCCACTGGACGACCCGCCTCCACCCCGCATCCCACGGAACGTCGACACAATTGTTTGCCAAGGGATGATAATCTCACAGACAGTCCATTCTCTAGCCATTTCCGAGAGAACTCCCTCGCCATCCGATGGCCCCGACGAGGTCTGCAGAGTTCCTCGGTATCTCCGAAAGCGCGAGTTGAATGCTCGTGGAAGTGAGTCTCACATGCTGGGTTATTGACATTTGATTCGTCGAAGGGAAAATTGCGAAATGGTGGAGCACCCTTCGCGGGAAGAAACGTCAAGTGGCCTCGTGGGTCTTGTGGCttgggtgtctgtacaccgcgGGTCGGCTCCACAAGATACTTTTGACACACCGTAGCTGTATGGCCTGAGCATGCAGATCTTTTCTGTATAAGTGCGTTTTCCCTTTCCGAGCGCCACTTTGCCCAAACATCTTCTGGTGGTGGATACATTGACGGAAGAGGTTGAAGACGAGGCGTGTAGACTGGATTTCCCTCGACATTACTCCACGAGTTTTGCAGCCTGCTCAAACACAGTCCATTTGTCTGCCCGCAAGCCCAGTGCGAGTCAGTTGCCGATCCCGATTTGCAGACAGAGGAATCGACTTGTGAGTTTCCTGTCGCTCCACCGCGAGAACAAAAGCCGGTAGCCTGACCTTCCTGTTGAGGTGCTCCTGAAAATCTGCGAGTTCGTCGCGGCAATTTGAAGCGCTGACAAGTGGGAAGAAGGTTGTCTGCATCCAGACGCGGAGGTAAAAGTGCAAAGTACGTCGCCGCTCCACTCTCACGTTTCTTCACCCTTTTctgaagaaacgcaagagGGTCgggagcaggcgaagaaaacgacgggAAGCATTCCATGATAGAGAAACTGCGTGGGACGGAAGATGGAACAACGGGGGAACGTGATTGGACAGGAATTCtcaatgaaaagcagaggcCTCAAAATACGGCAGATGGAGTGGGTGAGAAAAAAGGGTCCTGATGGTTGGCCATCGTTGATACTCGTGCTGAATCACAGATTGGGAGTATACGATCCGCTTgacaaaaacacagagacagagttTGAGATACTACACCGAAACCAGTGCAATTAGCAGATGCGCCTCTGGCCTCTCTTTGACAGAACGGCGGCACCACGGAGGGACATGCAGCTGATGTGTCAGAAAATGGAGGTAACACCGCGAGTCAGACGTGATAGACGCAAGAGGAATATTCAGAGATCTTCAAGCACCTTGGATCCTGAATGTTAGTTATGGAATATAGACATCCAAGTTCCTTACTACTTTTTCGACGTTATAGTACCTAGGATCCTGAATGTttgactccagttatgagagGCAATCGCGTTCTTTCTGATTTCTGACATTCTAGTACCTAGGATCGTGAATTCTGGACACTAGCGATGAGACACAGACAATCACGTTGTTTATGACTGCTGTATCTTGTCGCTCCCCACAGGTTGAAAATGGTTTGACACAGAGTGCACTGGTGCTTGGGCATAGGAGGCTCAACAAAGGCCACCCTTTGAGTTTGTCGCTCGCGACCGCCAGCAAGCAGACAAGGTAGATGAGCATGGGGTATTTCACAAAGAAGAAATTGACCTGCAGATGGTTGCAGATCTTTGCTATAAAAAAGAGTGGCGAAGAATACTTTCTTCCTCAAAAGTGCGAAAAGAACTAGAGGCAGGTGACCTTAGAGCTTGAGAGCTCATTGCGTTGTCTCCGCCGCCCGGAGCCTCCCGGGATAAGGATGTCTGTAGGAGCACTCCATAACCGCTTACGAATCGATTTCTCTCTATTACAGTTTCAGAAAGTGATcaggagagcggagagaaggtgTCGATTCCTCTCTACGTCTCACACGAGTCATCGGCGTACTTTCCGCGCTGGCGCGTTGCCGCTTCCCCGCCAGGACGAGCGCTGGACACTCGACTTGTCAAGCACCAGCGGAAGAGGGACATTTTACCAGCAGAGAATTCTTCGGAAACCTAGCGTCCATGGCCTCCAACAAAGAAAAATCGCTCATCAAATAATGCAGTCGTTTCGGATGCACTCATAAAATGCCTTTCGCGGTACTGACAGGCAGGTTGCGTTGCAGCAACGCTCATTCGGAACTGGGAGATGTCCAGCAAACACGCTAACTGGAAGTTCCCGTGCCAAAACGGCTTCACTGTCGTCACATGAAGCAGGAACAGGAGTTTCTCACGAAGCTACGaatcgaagaaagagaaaggcgacttCGCAGCTgatttctgtgttttccttgAATTGCCGCCCCCGGCCCCAGCGATAGAAAAGCTTCTGACACGAAGTGACCTTTTTCTCGGACCCCACTCGTTCTCGTGCCCTCAAGGAACGCCAGCAGCGAAGACGGCCAAGAAACAGTGAAAAATGTAGAAAAGAAACGTCCACGCAACGAAGGGAGTTCGCTTCGTGGGAAAGGATCTCCAGGTCTGCTTTCTACTGGCCACCCGCAAGACGACAAACGGACCATCTAACCGCGGTACAACTAACAAAAATTCGCGCACAGCAAATCAGGGAGGATCGCTTTTCGCAGAAAAACCCCGGCTTCTCTCCCACGTAGGAGAGTCAGAACGAGCTACAGAATGCGGAGGCAAAGACAAATTGTGTAGTCGCCGTTCCTGGGAACAAAACGAGCTTACACATGATCTTCAGTGGCTGTCGACTTGCTCAAGATCAGATCCTGTTCATGATTCAAGGGACGCCGAATCTGCTGCTCCGTGGCCAAGAGTTAGCATTGGTAGATTTATTCAACCGGATTTTCACTGCTCTCTTTCGAGGCCACATTATCGTGTGGCTCTTGAAAGCAATTGTACAGTGTACCAGCCAGGAAGACACCTGAAGGTAACCATGTCCAACAGAGTTTTGACAACTTTCACACTGTACAGAAACTCTGGACGATGAGTCCCCGCTGCCCTCCCCGAAGTCATGAAAAGCGCGTCTTTCCTAGACACAAGAGCCTCGAGTCAAATTTTCTCCGAATACACGTAAGCTATATGCATTGCAGTTGCTTCAGTCGATGTGCACTATTCGCGGCAGTACGCAGCTGGGTTTCTGTTACACGGCCACACACGCCGTCGAGATTCAAACAAGCCGTCAGTAATGCGAAGCGGCAATCATCTCGGCCTTTTCGCATTTTGACGCAACGGCGGAAATGTA contains the following coding sequences:
- a CDS encoding hypothetical protein (encoded by transcript TGME49_309885), with the protein product MYPPPEDVWAKWRSERENALIQKRSACSGHTATVCQKYLVEPTRGVQTPKPQDPRGHLTFLPAKGAPPFRNFPFDESNVNNPAYHEGENHRPPSSAARIRTATIWEAHKQRALLTRQKVEPLQFSLKKDSGEVTRVSTSCGESHQPALERFLPNGEATQPPKALKVDRRDRNVLESLASWYKMRYEKMEVHEPFYSSHRASEFANRDAEDAESEREENNFLPQTWADFVREPTPSHSPCRVTEASVGHSAFRPPASPRSSALKRTEAEARSRAFLPSSRRIRNGGEARGADKGEGDTPEGMRGESVEVGASSAFRGLSREAAHDPVAYEKQQTKKSRGTGETISGRDGSRQVCTVSGELWHFPVSRQSSFSPGPRLLETEGRRHSSLSVTPLSRCCFTFPCTSPAVWKRRLLAYVGPVTFSSPWKSHFEKKSGSGIEEKKIEKPVTGQGAVQLDHFFRLRSLRLPVDTAEQILRSPEETCDSWASLSMHIPLCLHSNPKDIFIRSKKRWRTSLAQGDMNGNREEIHKFRNGIRVEKGEESHAEENLVHRHQPNEKVYRVRIEPEDSDEDRTRMELNLRSFSHALRELAGELPSPKTSVSRGEKPHAEKGGQEEEDEQRESSSATRNEAVAGRKDYSDEANSACDGPNSKALLRIKPTSHMRPETQTRTSQESWILRYGFRGAMSLDQTRQNHFHHLVEPVRTEQRGHSWRQRVAVASPLSGARRLEVSGILGALRSPCAFEGRLSPNTEVSSRSSPCRTCLEGTKQDRSGRAMGTQLATSTRTESFRRRAESRRDKREDEETCGEREETDAWVENEKDKGKMRGFGAGDNRDQGRQNLAGSGEEEGTGGEETRRDRRRDVSICRSNASHAKTYLQATSDFLLLSSYESLSSCLSTFDCAPSTAGDIGAQTPGKNRVTSRGDGGAAVLDSLDWPVGSEEVACTRGDGRQRKEGTENKSRGEPGEREGDEAEGDGESMSVLLGERQRHCASERSDASASPEKKRRLLPLPAFLR